A window from Mesorhizobium sp. WSM2240 encodes these proteins:
- the dnaE gene encoding DNA polymerase III subunit alpha, protein MADERLPRDPLMREAMARTAAPAPASRAFIHLRVHSAYSLLEGALPIGKIVGHAVKDSAPAIAITDTNNLFGALEFAQKTVKEGIQPIIGCQVDLFFAGEANEASRGNGHRRQGPDLYPVVLIAATEAGYGNLVRLVSRAYLDTPPGEPVQITTEWLAGMSDGLICLTGGPRGPIGAALKAGHADLAESRLQSLISLFSDRLYVELERVSGYDRALEATTVDLAYRLALPLVATNEAFFPAREDYEAHDALIAIADGSVIASDERRRLSPDNFLKSQKEMAELFADLPEAIDNTVEIAMRCSYYPRKRAPILPRFTGGDEADPTAALKAEADELRRQAREGLQMRFETAGLTPGYTEEQYRERLEFELGIIERMKFPGYFLIVADFIKWAKAQNIPVGPGRGSGAGSLVAYALTITDIDPLRFSLLFERFLNPDRVSMPDFDIDFCQDRREEVIRYVQGKYGRDQVGQIITFGTLQARAVLRDVGRVLQMPYGQVDRLCKMVPQNPANPVKLADAVANEPRFAEEAEKEPIVQTLLDMAQKLEGLYRHASTHAAGIVIGDRPLSELVPMYRDPRSDMPVTQFNMKLVEEAGLVKFDFLGLKTLTVLETTVKLLRRRGVEIDLAKLPLDDEKTYAMLSRGETVGIFQVESAGMRKALIGMKPDRIEDIIALVALYRPGPMENIPTYNARKHGEEEIASIHPMIDHLVKETQGVIVYQEQVMQIAQELAGYSLGEADLLRRAMGKKIRAEMDKQRERFVSGAMQKGLAKPQADFIFDLLAKFADYGFNKSHAAAYAVVSYQTAYMKAHYPVEFLAASMTLDMSNTDKLADFRQDAMRMDIDVVPPSVMTSFGDFEVEENRIFYALAALKGVGEAAVEHIVERRREKPFASLADFCERIDPKIVGKRVFESLITAGALDCFGHERAAMMAGVERMMGLAARAQENAASGQADIFGASLAGQSETLILPAADPWLPADRLHREFQVVGFYLSAHPLDEYKTVLERMRVQNYADFSLAVKRGASAGRLAGTVTSRQERKTRTGNKMGVVALSDTTGQYEAVLFSEGLAQYRDLLEAGRSVVITVAAEDRPEGINLRIQTVHSLEDEASRVQKALRIFVRDDRPIPALQSQLTVKGDGQISVVVIKPEGQGEIEIGLPDRYRISPQIASAMRAVPGVVEVELV, encoded by the coding sequence ATGGCGGATGAGAGACTTCCACGCGATCCGCTGATGCGGGAGGCGATGGCCAGGACGGCGGCGCCGGCTCCAGCCAGCCGCGCGTTCATCCATCTGCGCGTCCATTCCGCCTATTCGCTGCTCGAGGGCGCACTGCCGATCGGCAAGATCGTCGGCCATGCCGTCAAGGACAGCGCGCCGGCCATCGCCATCACCGACACCAACAATCTGTTCGGCGCGCTCGAATTCGCCCAGAAGACGGTCAAGGAAGGCATCCAGCCCATAATCGGCTGCCAGGTCGACCTGTTCTTCGCCGGCGAAGCCAACGAAGCCTCGCGCGGCAACGGCCATCGCCGCCAGGGGCCGGACCTCTACCCCGTCGTCCTCATCGCCGCGACCGAGGCCGGCTACGGCAATCTGGTGCGCCTGGTCAGCCGCGCCTATCTCGACACGCCGCCCGGCGAGCCCGTCCAGATCACCACCGAATGGCTGGCCGGGATGTCGGACGGGCTGATCTGCCTGACCGGAGGCCCGCGCGGGCCGATCGGGGCGGCGCTCAAGGCCGGCCATGCCGACCTGGCCGAAAGCCGGCTGCAATCGCTGATCTCGCTGTTTTCCGACCGGCTTTATGTCGAGCTCGAGCGTGTTTCCGGCTACGACCGCGCTCTCGAAGCGACGACCGTCGATCTCGCCTACCGCCTGGCTTTGCCGCTGGTCGCCACCAACGAGGCGTTTTTCCCCGCCCGCGAGGATTACGAAGCGCATGACGCGCTGATCGCGATTGCCGACGGCTCCGTCATCGCATCCGACGAGCGGCGGCGGCTCTCGCCCGACAATTTTCTCAAAAGCCAGAAGGAGATGGCGGAGCTTTTTGCCGACCTGCCGGAAGCGATCGACAACACGGTCGAGATCGCGATGCGCTGCTCCTATTATCCCAGGAAGCGCGCGCCGATCCTGCCGCGTTTCACCGGCGGCGACGAGGCCGACCCGACCGCGGCCCTCAAGGCAGAGGCCGACGAGCTGCGCCGCCAGGCCCGAGAAGGCCTGCAGATGCGCTTCGAGACCGCCGGGCTGACGCCGGGCTACACCGAGGAGCAGTACCGCGAGCGGCTGGAATTCGAGCTCGGCATCATCGAGCGGATGAAATTCCCCGGCTACTTCCTCATCGTCGCCGACTTCATCAAATGGGCGAAGGCCCAAAACATTCCGGTCGGCCCCGGCCGCGGCTCGGGCGCCGGCTCGCTGGTCGCTTATGCGCTCACCATCACTGACATCGACCCGCTGCGCTTCTCGCTGCTGTTCGAGCGCTTCCTGAATCCCGACCGCGTCTCGATGCCCGACTTCGACATCGATTTCTGCCAGGACCGCCGCGAGGAGGTGATCCGCTACGTCCAGGGCAAATACGGCCGCGATCAGGTTGGCCAGATCATCACCTTCGGAACGCTGCAGGCGCGCGCCGTGCTGCGCGACGTCGGCCGGGTGCTTCAGATGCCCTACGGCCAGGTCGACCGGCTCTGCAAGATGGTGCCGCAGAACCCGGCCAATCCGGTAAAACTCGCCGATGCGGTTGCAAACGAGCCGCGCTTTGCCGAGGAGGCGGAGAAGGAGCCGATCGTACAGACCCTGCTCGACATGGCGCAGAAGCTGGAAGGCCTCTACCGCCATGCCTCGACCCACGCCGCCGGCATCGTCATCGGCGACCGGCCGCTGTCGGAGCTGGTGCCGATGTACCGCGACCCGCGTTCCGACATGCCGGTCACCCAGTTCAATATGAAGCTGGTCGAGGAGGCCGGCCTCGTAAAATTCGACTTTCTCGGCCTGAAGACGCTCACCGTGCTGGAGACGACGGTCAAGCTGCTGCGCCGCCGCGGCGTCGAGATCGACCTGGCGAAACTGCCGCTCGACGACGAAAAAACCTACGCCATGCTGTCGCGCGGCGAGACGGTCGGCATCTTCCAGGTGGAATCGGCCGGCATGCGCAAGGCGCTGATCGGCATGAAGCCCGACCGCATCGAGGACATCATCGCCCTGGTGGCGCTCTACCGCCCCGGCCCGATGGAGAACATCCCGACCTACAACGCCAGAAAACATGGCGAGGAGGAGATCGCCTCGATCCACCCGATGATCGACCATCTGGTGAAGGAGACTCAAGGCGTCATCGTCTACCAGGAACAGGTCATGCAGATCGCGCAGGAGCTTGCCGGCTATTCGCTCGGCGAAGCCGATCTCCTGCGCCGCGCCATGGGCAAGAAGATCCGCGCCGAGATGGACAAGCAGCGCGAGCGTTTTGTCTCCGGCGCGATGCAAAAAGGCCTCGCCAAGCCGCAGGCCGACTTCATCTTCGACCTGCTCGCAAAATTCGCCGATTATGGCTTCAACAAGTCGCACGCCGCGGCCTATGCGGTGGTCTCCTACCAGACCGCCTACATGAAGGCGCATTATCCGGTCGAGTTTTTGGCCGCCTCGATGACGCTCGACATGTCCAACACCGACAAGCTGGCCGATTTCCGGCAGGACGCGATGCGGATGGACATAGACGTCGTGCCGCCCTCGGTCATGACCTCGTTCGGCGATTTCGAGGTCGAGGAAAACCGCATCTTCTATGCGCTGGCGGCCTTGAAGGGCGTCGGCGAGGCGGCGGTCGAGCACATTGTCGAAAGACGCCGCGAAAAGCCCTTCGCCAGCCTCGCCGATTTCTGCGAGCGCATTGACCCGAAGATCGTCGGCAAGCGCGTCTTCGAAAGCCTGATCACCGCCGGCGCGCTCGACTGCTTCGGCCATGAGCGCGCCGCCATGATGGCGGGCGTCGAGCGCATGATGGGGCTGGCCGCCCGCGCGCAGGAGAACGCCGCTTCCGGCCAGGCTGACATTTTCGGCGCCTCGCTCGCCGGCCAGTCGGAAACGCTCATCCTGCCCGCCGCCGACCCGTGGCTGCCCGCCGACCGTCTGCACCGCGAGTTCCAGGTCGTCGGCTTCTACCTCTCGGCCCATCCGCTCGACGAGTACAAGACCGTGCTGGAGCGGATGCGGGTGCAGAACTATGCCGATTTCTCGCTGGCCGTGAAGCGCGGCGCCTCCGCCGGCCGGCTCGCCGGCACCGTCACATCGAGACAGGAGCGGAAAACCCGCACCGGCAACAAGATGGGCGTGGTGGCGCTGTCCGACACCACCGGCCAGTACGAGGCGGTGCTGTTTTCCGAAGGGCTGGCGCAGTATCGCGACCTCCTGGAGGCCGGCCGCTCGGTGGTCATCACCGTCGCCGCCGAAGATAGGCCGGAAGGCATCAATCTGCGCATCCAGACCGTGCATTCGCTGGAGGACGAAGCGAGCCGCGTCCAAAAGGCGCTGCGCATCTTCGTCCGCGACGACCGCCCGATCCCCGCGCTCCAGTCGCAATTGACGGTCAAGGGCGACGGCCAGATCAGCGTCGTGGTGATAAAGCCGGAAGGGCAGGGCGAGATCGAGATCGGCCTGCCCGACCGCTACCGCATCTCGCCCCAGATCGCCTCCGCCATGCGCGCCGTGCCGGGGGTGGTTGAGGTGGAGTTGGTGTGA
- a CDS encoding transglycosylase SLT domain-containing protein, translating to MTVGFFVVLGLFIFNKNSLELTSMPVIPAGIELAGLTNAQFAAVPPVRSDFVLQIINICVGTLTAAFATVMSFWLGSSQSSQSKDQLVAQIQTRQSVQASEVLNRATDVVVRRSSTLDLPPPSKPALPEKEPDSEPAGDPVKPAAPGLLGELIPELVKPHRHFPDGVSWALSPRGVSIDEAPAQGTPGKPTTVRTIWQRYGALCAAAAKQYGVPVELIVATIATESSGDANARRSEPKINDESVGLMQTLVATARSATGRKNLRSDDLLDPRSSIEAGTAYIAQQRGSTWFDPPLVAAAYNAGSLRRDDADANRWKLVCFPRGTGKHIDKFVAWFSDCMVVAAEDGWATDPTVPSFASALGVQGAGRAGSSPHLDLAPLVSTEERQRLFGTFTFVADPKPGNRENIRITNDWPEKNIIKVSIPVKSVLGRNGPLEFEFHKLAADQLVAMWLEWEKEGLLDRILTFDGAFVPRFIRGSTSTLSNHAFGTAFDINAQFNPLGHTPADIGEKGCVRELVPIANRFGFAWGGHFKKRPDGMHFEVARIIQPGVIV from the coding sequence GTGACGGTCGGCTTCTTTGTGGTGCTGGGCCTGTTCATCTTCAACAAAAACAGTCTTGAACTCACTTCGATGCCCGTGATTCCGGCGGGTATCGAGCTTGCTGGTCTGACGAACGCCCAGTTTGCGGCGGTTCCTCCGGTTCGCAGCGATTTCGTGCTGCAGATAATCAATATCTGCGTCGGAACGCTGACCGCGGCGTTTGCTACCGTGATGAGCTTCTGGCTCGGCTCTTCCCAGAGTTCTCAATCGAAAGATCAGCTCGTCGCCCAGATTCAGACCAGACAATCCGTTCAGGCCTCGGAAGTCCTCAACCGAGCGACCGATGTTGTTGTCCGTCGCTCCTCCACCCTTGACCTGCCGCCCCCTTCAAAGCCGGCTCTTCCGGAGAAGGAGCCTGACAGCGAACCGGCCGGAGATCCCGTCAAGCCGGCTGCTCCCGGCCTGTTGGGCGAGCTCATCCCCGAACTGGTGAAGCCGCACCGCCATTTCCCTGACGGCGTAAGCTGGGCGCTTTCACCAAGGGGCGTCTCGATCGATGAAGCGCCAGCCCAGGGAACGCCCGGGAAACCGACGACTGTCCGAACGATCTGGCAACGCTATGGAGCGCTTTGTGCCGCGGCTGCAAAGCAGTACGGCGTTCCGGTCGAGCTGATCGTCGCGACGATCGCGACCGAGAGTTCCGGCGATGCAAATGCACGACGATCCGAACCGAAGATCAATGACGAGAGCGTCGGGTTGATGCAGACGCTCGTCGCCACGGCCCGAAGCGCCACCGGTCGAAAGAACCTGCGCAGCGACGACTTGCTGGATCCCCGAAGCTCCATCGAAGCGGGAACAGCCTACATCGCCCAGCAGAGAGGCTCGACATGGTTCGATCCTCCCTTGGTCGCGGCCGCATACAACGCCGGCTCGCTGCGCCGTGACGATGCGGACGCAAATCGCTGGAAGCTGGTCTGCTTCCCCCGCGGCACCGGCAAGCACATAGACAAATTCGTGGCCTGGTTCTCGGATTGCATGGTTGTGGCGGCAGAGGATGGTTGGGCGACTGACCCGACAGTCCCCAGCTTCGCGTCCGCGCTGGGTGTTCAGGGCGCTGGCCGGGCCGGCTCTTCACCGCACCTCGACCTGGCTCCGCTGGTTAGCACCGAAGAACGCCAAAGACTGTTCGGTACCTTCACGTTCGTTGCCGATCCGAAGCCCGGAAACAGAGAAAACATCCGGATCACAAACGATTGGCCGGAAAAGAACATCATCAAGGTGAGCATACCCGTTAAGTCCGTCCTTGGCCGGAACGGCCCGCTCGAGTTCGAATTCCACAAGCTTGCCGCCGACCAACTGGTTGCCATGTGGCTCGAGTGGGAGAAAGAGGGACTTCTGGACCGCATCCTGACCTTCGATGGCGCATTTGTGCCGCGGTTTATTCGCGGAAGCACAAGCACCCTTAGCAACCATGCATTCGGAACGGCTTTCGACATCAACGCTCAATTCAACCCGCTTGGCCATACGCCCGCTGACATCGGAGAGAAAGGCTGCGTGCGAGAGCTGGTCCCGATCGCAAATCGGTTCGGTTTCGCCTGGGGCGGCCATTTCAAAAAGCGGCCGGACGGCATGCATTTCGAAGTCGCCAGGATCATCCAGCCCGGCGTGATTGTATAG
- a CDS encoding DNA polymerase IV, whose translation MFAAMTLPVNDPMHGFCRDCLAAQPRATTRCASCGSPRLARHPELYSLEIAHIDCDAFYAAVEKRDNPELKDRPVIIGGGKRGVVSTACYIARIHGVRSAMPMFKALEACPEAVVIKPDMEKYVRVGREVREMMLALTPLVEPISIDEAFLDLSGTARLHGRPPALVLAGFAAAVEKEIGITVSAGLSYCKFLAKVASDFRKPRGFSIIGEAEAVGFLAEQPVTLIWGVGKAFAATLERDGIRMIGQLQRLERGELMRRYGVMGDRLFHLSRGMDERRVHPEHGAKSVSAETTFDTDLASPADLVPILRALSEKVSARLKKAGIAGRTVVLKLKTQDFKLRTRNRQLGDPTRLADRIFQTGLQLLEKETDGTKYRLLGIGVSDLSGSEKADPPDLVDVQSRKRAMAEGAIDRLREKFGGRAVETGYTFGRGHRGRPTSPEDDDESEVRHPWERI comes from the coding sequence ATGTTCGCAGCGATGACCCTTCCTGTCAACGATCCCATGCATGGTTTCTGCCGCGACTGCCTCGCCGCGCAGCCGCGCGCAACGACGCGCTGCGCAAGCTGCGGCAGCCCGCGGCTCGCCCGGCATCCGGAGCTCTATTCGCTTGAGATCGCGCATATCGACTGCGACGCCTTCTACGCGGCGGTGGAAAAGCGCGACAATCCGGAGCTGAAGGACCGCCCGGTGATCATAGGCGGGGGCAAGCGCGGCGTTGTCTCGACCGCCTGCTACATCGCCCGCATCCATGGCGTGCGCTCGGCAATGCCGATGTTCAAGGCGCTGGAGGCCTGCCCCGAGGCGGTGGTGATAAAGCCAGACATGGAAAAATACGTCCGCGTCGGGCGCGAGGTGCGCGAAATGATGCTTGCGCTCACCCCGCTGGTCGAGCCGATCTCGATAGACGAAGCATTTCTCGACCTTTCCGGCACCGCTCGGCTGCATGGCAGGCCGCCGGCGCTGGTGCTGGCAGGTTTCGCGGCGGCCGTCGAGAAGGAGATCGGCATCACCGTCTCGGCGGGACTCTCCTACTGCAAGTTCCTGGCCAAGGTGGCGTCCGACTTCCGTAAGCCGCGCGGTTTTTCCATCATCGGCGAGGCCGAGGCGGTCGGTTTTCTGGCGGAGCAGCCGGTGACGCTGATCTGGGGCGTCGGCAAGGCGTTCGCGGCGACGCTGGAGCGCGACGGCATCCGCATGATCGGGCAGTTGCAGCGGCTGGAGCGCGGCGAGCTGATGCGCCGCTACGGCGTAATGGGCGACCGGCTTTTTCACCTGTCGCGCGGCATGGACGAGCGCCGAGTTCATCCTGAGCACGGCGCCAAAAGCGTGTCGGCCGAGACGACGTTCGACACCGACCTCGCCTCACCCGCCGATCTCGTGCCGATCCTCAGGGCGCTGTCGGAAAAAGTCTCGGCGCGGCTGAAGAAGGCGGGGATTGCCGGGCGCACCGTGGTGCTGAAGCTGAAGACGCAGGATTTCAAGCTGCGCACCCGCAATCGCCAGCTCGGCGACCCGACCAGGCTCGCCGACCGGATCTTTCAGACCGGCCTGCAGCTGCTGGAGAAGGAAACCGACGGGACAAAATACCGGCTGCTCGGCATCGGCGTTTCCGACCTTTCGGGTTCGGAAAAGGCCGACCCGCCGGATCTGGTCGATGTGCAGTCGAGGAAGCGCGCCATGGCCGAGGGTGCGATCGACCGCTTGCGTGAAAAATTCGGCGGGCGCGCTGTGGAGACGGGATACACGTTCGGCCGCGGCCACCGCGGCCGCCCCACCAGTCCGGAAGACGACGACGAATCCGAGGTGCGGCATCCATGGGAGCGGATTTGA
- a CDS encoding GNAT family N-acetyltransferase — MVPDIRPLTPDLWPDFEDLFGKQGACYGCWCTYFRLPPAARRESSSVRNKDFIRARIESGPPPGLLAFEDSVACGWMQIGPRADVPKWNNKGRGSAPVDPADAADPGVWAISCFFIRNTARGRGLTHHLVAAGVNLARKNNARFLEACPMDQSKDSRSLGLFVGSTRVFEKVGFERLAERKAGRPLMRLVL, encoded by the coding sequence ATGGTCCCCGACATTCGCCCGCTCACCCCCGATTTGTGGCCCGATTTCGAGGATCTGTTCGGCAAGCAGGGCGCCTGCTACGGCTGCTGGTGCACCTATTTTCGCCTGCCGCCGGCAGCGCGTCGCGAGAGCAGCAGCGTCCGCAACAAGGATTTTATCCGCGCGCGAATCGAATCGGGACCGCCGCCCGGCCTGCTCGCCTTCGAGGATAGCGTTGCCTGCGGCTGGATGCAGATCGGGCCGCGCGCCGACGTGCCCAAGTGGAACAACAAGGGCAGGGGCTCTGCGCCGGTCGATCCGGCCGATGCCGCCGATCCCGGGGTCTGGGCAATCTCCTGCTTCTTCATCCGAAATACGGCGCGGGGCAGGGGCCTCACTCACCATCTGGTCGCCGCCGGCGTCAATCTCGCCAGGAAAAACAATGCGCGCTTCCTCGAAGCCTGCCCGATGGACCAGTCGAAGGATTCTCGCTCCCTCGGGCTTTTCGTCGGCTCGACGCGCGTCTTTGAAAAGGTCGGCTTCGAGCGTCTGGCCGAGCGCAAGGCAGGTCGGCCGCTGATGCGGCTTGTCCTGTGA
- a CDS encoding DUF3572 domain-containing protein has product MANNRSTPENAESIAIEALGFVAADPELLPRFLAITGIEAQAIRQAASEPGFLAGVLQFILAHEPTLLRFADESGVPPEDVAKAIRHLPLGDDRHDIST; this is encoded by the coding sequence ATGGCCAACAATCGCTCAACTCCCGAGAACGCCGAAAGTATCGCTATTGAGGCACTGGGCTTCGTGGCCGCCGATCCGGAGCTTCTGCCGCGCTTCCTGGCGATCACCGGCATCGAGGCGCAGGCGATCCGCCAGGCGGCGAGCGAGCCGGGATTTCTGGCCGGCGTCTTGCAGTTCATCCTGGCGCACGAGCCGACGCTGCTGCGCTTCGCGGACGAATCGGGTGTGCCACCCGAAGATGTCGCGAAAGCCATCCGCCACCTGCCGCTCGGCGACGACCGCCACGACATCTCGACCTGA
- a CDS encoding response regulator, with the protein MIVEDNELNMKLFRDLIEASGYETVRTRNGLEALDLARLHKPDLILMDIQLPEVSGLEVTKWLKEDDDLHVIPVIAVTAFAMKGDEERIRQGGCEAYISKPISVPRFVETIKSYLGDA; encoded by the coding sequence ATGATCGTCGAGGACAACGAGCTGAACATGAAGCTGTTTCGCGACCTGATCGAGGCCAGCGGCTACGAGACCGTGCGCACCCGCAACGGCCTGGAGGCGCTTGATCTCGCTCGCCTGCACAAGCCCGACCTGATCCTGATGGACATCCAGTTGCCCGAGGTCTCCGGCCTCGAAGTGACCAAATGGCTGAAGGAGGATGACGATCTGCACGTCATTCCGGTCATTGCGGTCACCGCCTTCGCCATGAAGGGCGACGAGGAGCGTATCCGCCAGGGCGGTTGCGAGGCCTATATTTCCAAGCCGATTTCGGTGCCGCGCTTCGTCGAAACGATAAAATCCTATCTGGGCGACGCCTGA
- a CDS encoding PleD family two-component system response regulator, whose product MTARILVVDDIPANVKLLEVRLLAEYFEVLTATSGPDAIETCENGKVDVVLLDVMMPDMDGFEVCRRLKNDPATSHIPVVMITALDQVSDRIRGLEAGADDFLTKPVNDLQLMTRVKSLVRLKMLTDELRLRASTTRNIGIEELLSRKPAAEETRPKVLLIDERQSSCDRIKKMLRETADLDVATDPHAGFFQAAEEPYECVIVSTSFADFDPLRLCSQLRSLDRTRFLPIILLAEEGEDARLIRGLELGINDYLIRPIDQQELIARLRTQVRRKRYNDHLRASVTQTIEMAVTDGLTGLHNRRYLDSHLQTLFDRAVARRRPLSVMITDLDRFKLINDTHGHDGGDDVLREFARRLRKNVRGIDLACRFGGEEFVVVMPDTDGGVAEKVAERIRAEIAQTPFPVGKSGQTMDVTVSVGVSSLKRGADTVEALMKRADLALYEAKTGGRNRVVAKAA is encoded by the coding sequence ATGACAGCCCGCATCCTCGTCGTCGACGACATTCCGGCCAATGTGAAGCTGCTCGAGGTCCGGCTTCTGGCCGAGTATTTCGAGGTGTTGACCGCGACCAGCGGGCCGGATGCGATCGAGACCTGCGAGAACGGCAAGGTCGATGTCGTCCTGCTCGACGTCATGATGCCCGACATGGACGGTTTCGAAGTCTGCCGCCGGCTGAAGAACGACCCGGCCACCTCGCACATCCCGGTGGTGATGATCACCGCGCTTGACCAGGTTTCCGACCGCATCCGCGGTCTTGAAGCCGGCGCCGACGATTTCCTGACCAAGCCGGTCAACGACCTGCAGCTGATGACCCGCGTGAAGAGCCTGGTCCGGCTGAAAATGCTCACCGATGAATTGCGGCTGCGCGCCTCGACCACGCGCAACATCGGCATCGAGGAACTGCTGAGCCGCAAGCCCGCCGCTGAGGAGACGCGGCCGAAGGTGCTTCTGATCGACGAGCGCCAGTCCTCCTGCGACCGCATCAAGAAGATGCTGCGCGAGACCGCCGATCTCGATGTCGCCACCGATCCGCATGCCGGCTTCTTCCAGGCGGCGGAGGAGCCTTATGAATGCGTCATCGTCTCCACGTCGTTTGCCGATTTCGATCCGCTGCGGCTCTGTTCGCAGCTGCGCTCGCTCGACCGCACGCGCTTCCTGCCGATCATCCTGCTCGCCGAGGAAGGCGAGGATGCGCGCCTGATCCGCGGCCTCGAACTCGGCATCAATGATTACCTCATCCGCCCCATCGACCAGCAGGAGCTGATCGCCAGGCTGCGCACCCAGGTCAGGCGCAAGCGCTACAACGACCATCTGCGCGCCAGCGTCACCCAGACTATCGAGATGGCCGTAACCGACGGGTTGACCGGTTTGCACAACCGGCGCTACCTCGACAGCCATCTGCAGACGCTGTTCGACCGCGCCGTGGCGCGCCGGCGGCCGCTTTCGGTGATGATCACCGACCTCGACCGGTTCAAGCTGATCAACGACACGCATGGCCATGACGGCGGCGACGACGTGCTGCGCGAATTCGCCAGGCGCCTGCGCAAGAATGTGCGCGGAATCGATCTCGCCTGTCGTTTCGGCGGCGAGGAGTTCGTCGTGGTGATGCCAGACACCGATGGCGGCGTCGCCGAAAAAGTGGCCGAGCGCATACGCGCCGAGATCGCGCAGACGCCGTTTCCGGTCGGCAAGTCGGGCCAGACGATGGATGTCACCGTCAGCGTCGGCGTCTCGTCGCTGAAGCGCGGAGCCGACACGGTCGAGGCGCTGATGAAGCGGGCGGACCTTGCGCTCTACGAGGCCAAGACCGGCGGCCGCAACCGGGTGGTGGCCAAGGCCGCCTGA
- a CDS encoding class I SAM-dependent methyltransferase, with protein sequence MALNRADFYDAELRRHNEHFRAAVDAGIRDRVLDIGCGAGQTSREAARAAVEGRVVGVDVSAELLEVARRRAADEGLRNVGFELGDAQVHPFPAAHFDLCISRFGVMFFADPAAAFANIGRAMRPGARLVLMMWQSRDRNEWATAIQRALDPKAVASASAAAFSLADPAVATGILTTAGFTSVGFAEVHEPVFYGPDVDAAYDAVIGLGFVNDAVVGVDAAAADQALERLRNLLDAHLTVDGVLFDSRAWIITAHRAS encoded by the coding sequence ATGGCGTTGAATCGCGCTGACTTCTACGACGCGGAGTTACGGCGGCACAATGAGCACTTTCGTGCTGCCGTCGATGCTGGAATACGGGACCGCGTGCTCGATATCGGCTGCGGCGCAGGGCAAACCAGTCGCGAAGCTGCCCGCGCCGCGGTGGAGGGTCGCGTGGTCGGCGTCGATGTGTCGGCAGAGCTGCTCGAGGTTGCCCGCCGGCGTGCCGCCGATGAGGGATTGCGGAACGTCGGGTTCGAGTTGGGCGATGCCCAGGTCCACCCGTTCCCGGCTGCCCATTTCGACCTGTGTATCAGTCGATTCGGCGTGATGTTCTTTGCCGATCCGGCCGCTGCGTTTGCCAATATTGGCCGGGCGATGCGACCTGGGGCTCGTCTCGTGCTGATGATGTGGCAGAGCCGGGATCGCAACGAATGGGCTACCGCCATTCAGCGAGCGCTGGATCCGAAAGCCGTCGCGTCGGCGAGCGCCGCCGCATTCTCACTCGCCGATCCTGCGGTCGCTACGGGTATTCTGACCACGGCTGGCTTCACTTCGGTCGGCTTTGCCGAGGTGCACGAACCGGTCTTCTATGGTCCAGACGTCGATGCGGCGTATGATGCTGTGATTGGCCTGGGGTTTGTGAACGACGCTGTCGTTGGCGTCGACGCGGCGGCGGCCGATCAAGCGCTGGAGCGGTTGCGTAATTTGCTGGATGCCCATTTAACTGTGGACGGTGTGCTTTTTGACTCGCGGGCGTGGATCATCACCGCTCATCGGGCGAGCTAG
- a CDS encoding aldo/keto reductase family oxidoreductase encodes MTSIDQSGTFMLGDRIVKRLGYGAMQLAGPGVFGPPKDHDAAVAVLRDAVAAGVNHIDTSDFYGPHVTNRLIREALAPYPDDLVIVTKIGARRGEDGSWLPAFSPEELTQAVHDNLRNLGLGVLEAVNLRIMFDAHGPAEGSIEAPLTALAELQQQGLVRHIGLSNVTPAQVAEGRRICDIVCIQNHYNLAHRADDALIDDLARDGIAYVPFFPLGGFTPLQSSTLSGVAKRLDATPMQVALAWLLHRALNILLIPGTSSVAHLRENIAVAEIDLSDDALKDLDDMAENAGSA; translated from the coding sequence ATGACCAGCATCGACCAGTCAGGAACCTTCATGCTTGGCGACCGCATCGTAAAGCGCCTCGGCTACGGCGCCATGCAGCTCGCCGGGCCCGGCGTGTTCGGCCCGCCCAAGGATCACGACGCGGCAGTGGCCGTGCTGCGCGATGCCGTGGCGGCTGGCGTGAACCACATCGACACCAGCGACTTCTATGGCCCGCATGTCACCAATCGGCTGATCCGCGAGGCGCTCGCGCCCTATCCCGACGATCTCGTCATCGTCACGAAGATCGGCGCAAGACGCGGCGAGGATGGATCGTGGCTCCCTGCTTTTTCGCCCGAAGAACTGACGCAGGCGGTGCATGACAATCTGCGCAATCTCGGGCTCGGCGTATTGGAGGCGGTGAACCTCCGCATCATGTTCGATGCGCACGGCCCTGCTGAAGGGTCGATCGAGGCGCCGCTCACGGCTCTGGCCGAGCTTCAGCAACAAGGCCTCGTGCGCCATATCGGACTGAGCAACGTCACGCCTGCGCAGGTTGCCGAAGGACGCCGGATCTGCGACATCGTCTGCATTCAGAACCACTACAACCTGGCGCATCGCGCTGATGACGCCCTGATCGACGATCTCGCTCGCGACGGCATCGCCTATGTCCCCTTCTTCCCGCTCGGCGGGTTCACGCCATTGCAGTCGTCCACCTTATCCGGGGTCGCCAAGCGCCTTGACGCGACACCGATGCAGGTCGCGCTCGCATGGCTGCTTCATCGCGCGCTCAACATCCTTCTGATCCCCGGCACCTCGTCCGTCGCGCATCTGCGTGAGAACATCGCCGTGGCCGAAATCGATCTGTCGGATGATGCGCTCAAGGACCTGGACGATATGGCGGAAAATGCCGGTTCCGCCTGA